The Cyanobacteriota bacterium genome includes a region encoding these proteins:
- a CDS encoding NDP-sugar synthase produces the protein MIKDKIRAMVLAAGVGSRLKPLSDKIPKPLIKIGGRTVMDHIVLLLKSHGITDIISNTHYLADQIHDHFKNVKEEHGIDIQFIYEEKLSGVAGGIKRCEDFLKQSTACIIMGDALTDIDLTDIYQKHKAAVAKHNCIATIAQMQVEDSSHFGVIVTDSLLNPESESPNRVVKFQEKPKAEDALSNWANTGVYFFEPRIYDFIPNASEVAVYDVAKDLFPKLLEQGEYIQAISVADDSYWADLGTPEQYLQSLNDLATSKVNLDLGESISSKAYISKDADLEGNNEIGAGARILGNSRIKNSVIWDNVEIPDGSVIKDSIIGPNYKLESSEAISNMVLAKLD, from the coding sequence TAAGTGATAAAATCCCTAAACCACTTATCAAGATAGGCGGAAGGACAGTGATGGATCATATAGTTCTGTTACTCAAGAGTCATGGCATAACCGACATAATTTCAAACACTCATTATTTAGCTGATCAAATTCATGATCATTTCAAAAACGTCAAAGAAGAACATGGCATTGACATTCAATTTATCTACGAAGAAAAACTCAGTGGAGTTGCTGGTGGCATAAAGCGTTGTGAAGATTTCTTGAAACAATCAACAGCTTGTATCATCATGGGAGACGCCCTCACAGACATTGATCTAACAGACATCTATCAGAAGCACAAAGCAGCGGTAGCCAAGCATAATTGCATTGCCACAATTGCACAAATGCAAGTAGAAGATAGTTCACATTTTGGAGTAATCGTAACAGATTCATTATTAAATCCAGAGAGTGAAAGCCCAAACCGCGTCGTCAAGTTTCAAGAAAAGCCCAAAGCAGAGGATGCACTATCAAACTGGGCAAACACTGGTGTATATTTTTTCGAACCACGCATTTATGATTTCATCCCAAATGCCAGCGAAGTTGCTGTCTATGACGTTGCCAAGGATTTATTTCCAAAACTCTTAGAGCAAGGAGAATATATCCAAGCAATATCCGTAGCAGATGATTCTTACTGGGCAGATCTTGGGACACCAGAACAATATCTACAAAGCTTGAATGACTTAGCAACAAGCAAAGTCAACTTGGATCTCGGTGAATCAATTAGTAGCAAAGCATATATCAGTAAAGATGCTGACTTGGAAGGCAATAACGAGATTGGTGCAGGAGCAAGGATATTAGGCAATAGCCGTATCAAAAATTCAGTAATCTGGGACAATGTTGAGATTCCAGACGGTTCTGTGATTAAAGACTCAATAATTGGTCCTAATTACAAGCTAGAATCATCAGAAGCTATAAGCAACATGGTCTTAGCTAAGCTAGATTAA